In Drosophila miranda strain MSH22 chromosome XR, D.miranda_PacBio2.1, whole genome shotgun sequence, the genomic window GGCGTAGGACACGGAGAACTTAAGGTCAAAGCCTCGGATGCTGGCTCCGTTAGGCGTTAGGCGAACACCAGAGCCGAAGACCCTGGGATCTAATCCATAATGTTCGTTTGCGACATATTCGCAGTAAGAACAGAAACATCTACAAACTGTATGTTATTGCCCCAAGCAAGAGGCTCAACCATTGCTCGCTAACTgcggtcaacactttttcctTTTGGGTCTAGTGACTGACCGAACAGCAAAATACCATGCCCGCTCTCAGGTCGAACTGGTCTTTTTCGTTTCTTAAGTAAGTGTTCCTTTTTCAGACACCCCGAAAGTGTCAACCTCTATTTGCGAGTTCTGGGAACAACAGCTAACTTCAGGAAATAAAACCCGCGTCGCTGGAGCTCATCGGGGCAGTCCATTTGGGTTCCCTCTGAACGTGCCTTATCCTCCGTTCTCGTCTCTCGAAGCGTACTGTATCCTCCTCATCATGACGCCTCACAGAGCGACTGCACTCCTCCGCAACCTTGGTCACCAACCGATGAGAAGACCTACACTCACCATCACGCAGCAATCAGCCACGTGCGGTTCCGTAGAAGAGCCTCAAGGAACACCCACAAATGACTACGATCCGGGATATAGCTTGACACTGTTAATCTAAAAACAATAAACACAGAAAGCTTCTTGTGCCGCGTAAACCTTGTATAATTCTTGAACCACGAGACTTTCTATTCCAGCTACCACATCCAGAAATAAAAATTTGTGTGAACCCCGGCACGGAGAGCATACCCCGTCCAAAAGTAGCGTCACAAAATTTGCCAAAGTAAAAGTACTTGAGCACTTAATTTAAAATGCGCAATAAACACAGAAACCTTTTTGTGCCGCTTAACCCTTGAATAATTCTTGAACCACGAGACTTTCTATTCCAGCTACAACATTCAGAAATAAAACTTTGTGTGAATCCCGGCACGGAGAGCATACCCCGTCCAAAAGTAGCGTCACGAAATTTTGCCAAAGTAAAAGTACTTGTGCACTTAATTTAAAATGCGCGCCCGTCAAAACTGTCATTTTACAGCACTGAGTTTCGAATCAGCTGTGTCAATAATTGACATACCAAAAACGACTACAAAAAACGAACTTTCTTTTGGGGCTAACAAATAAAACTTGTTGAGCGTAGAGGTAGAATCGACCAACTTGTCGTTCCCGCTCTGTCTCACGTGTTTGTTGTTATTCTAATTATACATATCCACATGCAGAAGAACACGCAAGCGTACGCATTAAAAAAACTCTACACGTCACCAAAGTTTCTCCCCCACAGGTGTGTGGTACTGCCAGCCAAAGCGTAAGTGGATCAAATAATCAAATAATCGTGTGCTTAATAGTTCGATATTACAGAAAATGCGTCAATTGAAAGGCAAGGTCAAGGAGACGCGCAAGCAGAAGAAGGAGCGTAAACTAGATAATGTGGAAATTCAAGGAAAAATTCGTACAATAGTTTTGCCGGCCATGGGCGTCTTAGCGTTATTTGTAGTGCTGTTCGTCTACCTTAAGACGCGGCCTGCAGTGACTGCCTAGTGGACACACAAACTGTGCAACGATGAACATGCATCCCGTCCGATGACCGTCTATAGGCTTAAGTTAGTGTATTTTCTGAATTTAAATGTTACCTGTGCAGTGTGCAATTCATGTCTAACGTCGTTTACTGTACAAATTAATATGTATGCATAgtaaaattaaaagaataccATTCCACTCTCTGCGGAGTGTGATTCTAAGGTTTCCAGAAACGGattttgatttaatttaaattttcttTAATTTCTGTAAAAACTTCTGGCAGTAGTGCTGCGAAACGTTTCATCATGGCAGGGCTGCACTAAAACGGTGAAGAAAATTTGGCGCAAGAAACGAAATATTTGAACAAATTTCCCGAAAAAAGACTGAGgctttaattttaatttagaAAGCTGGAAATATGCAAATTAATTATGGCTTTTAGCTGTCCAGACAGAGATATATTTACCACACTGAACCTGACAGCCACGAACAAGTTTTATTTTTGGCTGTTTGTGTTTTCCTTGTGTCTATATCATTTTCTCCCAGTCCACCACTCTTGATAGTAGCGCTTGTCGCTTGCATTTGAATAGCCCCTTAGAGGcaaattatttattaaatcgGCTATCAAGTGCAACTTAAACACACTTTTTCGTAGAGTAATTGTACAACCAGAGAGCAGAGCACGCCAGCA contains:
- the LOC108153011 gene encoding single-pass membrane and coiled-coil domain-containing protein 4 homolog, with protein sequence MRQLKGKVKETRKQKKERKLDNVEIQGKIRTIVLPAMGVLALFVVLFVYLKTRPAVTA
- the LOC117186557 gene encoding uncharacterized protein LOC117186557 produces the protein MFVCDIFAVRTETSTNYTPKVSTSICEFWEQQLTSGNKTRVAGAHRGSPFGFPLNVPYPPFSSLEAYCILLIMTPHRATALLRNLGHQPMRRPTLTITQQSATCGSVEEPQGTPTNDYDPGYSLTLLI